The Gemmatimonadota bacterium sequence CGCCCTGCGCGTGCACCGCCGCCCGCGTCAACGCGTTCTCCAGCTCGCGGACGTTGCCCGGCCAGTCGTAGGTGACCAGGCGCTCCATCACGTTCTCGGGGATGACCAGCTCGCCCTTGCCCATCTCGGTGGCTACCTGGCGCAGGAGGTGGCGGGCCAACTCGGGGATGTCGCCGCGCCGCTCCCTGAGCGGAGGCACCGAGATCTCCATGACGCGCAGCCGGAAGTACAGGTCCTCGCGGAAATCGCCCTCGGCGACCAGATCCTCCATGGGCCGGTGGGTGGCCGCTATCACCCGCGCCTCGGTCCGGCGGGGCTGCTCCGCGCCGACCGGCTGGAACTCCTTTTCCTGGAGCACCCGCAGGAGCTTGGCCTGGAAGGCCGGGCTCACGTCGCCCACCTCGTCCAGCAGGATGGTGCCACGGCCCGCCAACTCGAAGCGCCCCTTGCGGTCCCCTACCGCGCCGGTGAACGCCCCGCGCACGTGCCCGAAGAGCTCGGACTCGAGCAGCGTATCGGGCAGCGCCGTGCAGTTGACCGCCATGAACGGCTCGTCAGGCGCCGGGGAGTGCGCGTGTATGGCCCGCGCGATGCGCTCCTTCCCGGTCCCGGTTTCGCCCCGGATGAGCACAGGAGTCCGCACCGCCGCCAGCTTCCCGATGAGCTTGTAGATCTCGATCATCTTGGGATCGGATCCGACCATCAGGTTGCGCAGGTCCAGCGCCGGGACGGCTTCCTGCACCGAAGCCGCCTGGCGCCGGTTCCGGCGCTCCCAGAAGCAACGCTCCAGCGCGGCGTCGATACGGTCCAGATCCAGCGGCTTCACCAGGTAGTCGTAGGCCCCGATCTTCATGGCCTCGACCGCCGTCTGCATGTCCTCGAACGCGGTGATCAGGATGATGTCGGCGGCGTGCTCGCTGTCGATGAGCTTGCGCAGCAGGTCGAGCCCCGACAGTCCGGGCATGCGGATGTCGGACAGGATCACCTCGGGGTCCGCGTCCGCCAGCATCATCAGCGCCTGCTCGGCGCTGTCCGCCGCCGCGACCCGGTACCCCTGCCGGCTCAGGTAGCCGGTCAGCGTCTTCCTGTGCGCGTCGTCGTCGTCGACGACCAGGAGCCTGCCATCGCTCATGGATTTCCTCGCACCTGGTCTGCCGGCGCTCCCGCGTCGTCCGGGGAGCTTGGGGGGCGGCGAGCCGACCCGGCCCCGGCGGGTCGCGCGGGGAGTTCCATCACGAACTCCGTTCCGCCCAGCATTTCCGAACGGCGGGCCAGGTAGAGCCGGCCGCCGTGCTCTCGCACCGACCTCAGCGCCTGCGAGAGCCCCAGGCCCGTGCCGCCGTCCTTGGTCGTGTAGAACGGCTGAAAGATGCGCTCGCGCGTTTCGGGAGGGATGCCCGGCCCCTGGTCGGCGACGTGGATCCGCAGCACATCCGGACTCCTCGCGGAATTCCACGACGTCCTCACCTTCAGCGTACCGCCCTGGGGCGTGGCCTCCATGGCGTTGTAGAGCAGGTTCATCAGCGCGCCCTGCAGGTCGGCGTGGCGGCCGAGGAGGATACCTTCGCCCAACGTGGACAACTCTGTCTCCAGCATCACCCCTCGTTCGCGCAGCTCGGGACTGAGCACCCTCGTCGAATCGAGCACCAGCCGGTGCAGCTCCACGTCCGTCGGCTCCTCGGCGGGGGCGTCCGACCGCGCCATCGACAGCACGGACTGGACCACCGTCTCCAGGCGACTGATTTCCTGCAGGCAGATCGTGACCGGCTCGCCGATCTCGTCCGGCAGACGCCCCTTGCGGACGTCGCGGTCAAGCTCCTGGAGATTCAGCCGGATGGAGCTCAGCGGATTGCGGATTTCGTGCGCCAGGTTGGGCGCGAATTCGGCCATCATGGCGAGCGGCCGCGCCACCGAGATCTCCTGCATCAGCTCGCGCAGGCGCGCGCTCATGTCGCCGAAGGCTAGCGTCAGCCTACCCACCTCGTCGTTCTGCGGGATGGGCAGCCACGGCTGTAGGTCTCCACCGGCCACCTGGTCGGTTGCGCGGGTCAGCTCGGTCAGAGAGCCCATGACCCTGCGCAAGAGCAGGCTGAAGGCCAGCGCCGTCCCCAACGTGATCAGCACCACCATGAGCAGGTAAACCAGACGGGCGTCCGCGTAGGGCGCGGTGAACTCGGTGGGCCTGAGCACGCTCGCGACCACCCAGTCGCCCGCCACCAACGGCGCGAACGACCCGAACCAGCCCTCGCCGCGATCCGCGAAGCGGACGTCCCCGCGGGCGCCCTCCCGCACCGCTCCCGCGAGCCTGGAGCCGGCGGCCGCCTGAAGCCCTTCGCAACTAGCGTGGCTGAGCAGCTCTCCGGAGGCGCGGTCGGCGATCACCGAGTAGCCCTCCGACCCCAGCCGCATGCGGCGCGCTTCGGCGGGGAAAACGTCCTCGAAGCGCGCGTAGACGAGGAGCTCGCCGCCGCCCTGGATCCCTCGGCGCAGCGGAATCAGCAGTCGGTGCCCGCCCACGCACGCGTCTAGCGCGGCGGGCTGCGGTACGGGTAGATCGAGCAGCAGGGCGCCCGTCTCGTCGCGCAACTGAGCGCCTTCCACCCAGGCGTTGGCGGAGACGAGCGAGAGCAGCGCGGCTTCGGCGGACCCGGCGCTGCCGCCTACGACAGCGGGATCCTGGGCCCACACGGCCACCTCGTCGGCGCGGCGCCCGGCGCCGCGGTCCAGCTCCGCGGCCAACCGGGCCGCGAGGTTTCGGTTCTCGCCCTCGATCAGGCGAGAAAGCGCGGCGACCGAATCGAAGTAGTCGAAGAACCCGATGGCCAGCAGGGGGACGACCGCGAACGTCGCGAAGAGCAACAGGACCTTGCCACGAAGGCTCATGGGATCGCTATGCTATTGGCGGCCGCGGAACGCGGCAAGACGGGCGGCGCTCCAGGGCCGCCCGAATTGCCCTTCAGGGCATAACATAGGTGACGAACCGGCGTCTGGTTCGTCCCATCCAGGCATGGTACTTTGAGCGAACTGCTAACAAGAATGCTAGCGGGGATGCTCCGTTAATGCCTTTTCTTCCCGGCACGCTCTTCCCCCTGCCGGACAAATCGAGTGTGGCGACGCGCTCGGCGGGACCTCGGTCCGGCCCCCGGCGTCGCCCTTATAGGCGTCCGATGTGACCCGAATTGGCCACGATTTAGCCTTTCGCGCACTGTTTCAGCGCATGCCGGAGCCCACCTGGGTGGTGTCCGGTGATGGCCGAGTTGTGGCCGCGAACGAGGCCGCGTGCGCGCTCCTGGGCCGGGCCGAGCAGGATCTGGTGGGGCGTCCGGCGGCCGCTCTGTTCGCGTCCGCGTCCGATTTCGAGCGGCTGGAGCGGGAGTTGGCCGGCGAGGGCCTGGTCCCGGGTCGCGAAATGCGCCTGCGGGCGGGCTCCAACGGCTACGTGCAGTGCCTGGTCTCGGCGGCGACCGCGTCCGCGCAGGACACGGCCGAGGGCTACGTCCTCACCGCGCGGGACGTTTCCACGCAGACGCACCGCATCCGCAAGCTCCAGCACAACGCGCTGCACGACGGGCTCACCGGCCTGCCGAACCGCAGCCTCTTCCGCGACCGCCTGGAACGCGCGATTCAGAGGGCACAGCGGAGCGACGAGGACCAGTTCGCGGTGCTGTTCCTGGATCTGGACCGGTTCAAGGTCGTCAACGACAGCCTGGGCCACATGGTGGGCGACGAGTTCCTGGTGCTGGTGGCGGCGGCGCTCAAGTCCTGCCTGCGCGAGGTCGACACCGTCGCGCGCATGGGCGGCGACGAGTTCGCCATCCTGCTGGACACCGTGGACGGCGTCGACGACGCCAAGCGCGTTGCCGAACGGATAGGCGAAGTTCTGGAGACGCCGCTCAACCTGCGCGGCCACGAGGTGTTCGCCTCCACGAGCATCGGCGTCGCGCTCGGCCAGCGGCACTACAAGAACCCCGAGGAGGTGCTGCGGGACGCGGACATCGCCATGTACCGCGCCAAGTCCTTCGGACCCGGACGCTACGAGATCTTCGACGAGACCATGCGCGCCGAGGTGGAGGAGCTGCTGCAGACGCAGACCGACCTGTCACGGGCGCTCAAGGAGGAGCAGCTCCTGGTCCACTACCAGCCCATCGTCACGCTGTCCACGAATCGGCTGGCGGGGTTCGAGGCGCTGCTGCGCTGGCAGCACCCCAGCCGTGGCCTCCTGTACCCGAAGTCCTTCCTGTCGCTGGCGGAGGAAACGGGGCTGATCGGGCCTATCGGCTGGTGGCTGTTCGAGGAAGCGTGCAGGCAGCTCGGAGCCTGGCGCCGCGATTATCCGCGCGATCCGCAGCTCACCCTGAGCATCAACGTGGCGGGGTCTCAGTTGCGAGAACCTGGCGCCGCGGAGCGCATCCGGGACATCCTTGCTAGCAGCGGCCTGGGGTCCGGCAAGGGAATCACGCTGGACGTCACCGAGCGCGCGATCATGGGCGAGTCGGAGTCGCTGAGCAGCACGCTGCAGACCTTGAAGACTATGGGGCTGCGGCTGTCGATCGACGATTTCGGCACCGGCTACAGCTCGCTCGGGTACCTGCATCGCTACCCGTTCGACACCGTCAAGATCGATCGCTCCTTCATCAGGGAGCTCGGCCGCGACGAGAGCGACTCGGGACTGGTCTGGTCGATCGCGGCGCTTGCCCACAACTTGGGTATGGACGTGATCGGCGAGGGGGTAGAGACTCCGGGGCAGTTGGAGGAGCTACGGGTGCTCCGGTGCGAGTACGGCCAGGGGAACCTCTTCTCCGGCCCGCTGGAAGGCGAAAAGGCGAGTCGATTCCTCGCCGATGCGGCAGGGCGATCCGGGTCGGAGGCCCCTACCGGGGATCCGGATCCGGAGGCAGGTGGGGCAGCGACCGCCGCGAGTCAGGGGTCCGCGGACCCCGCGAAGCGAGGCCGCTGGGCGGCGAGGTTCGGAGCACGCGGCGGCGGGCGCGGAAAGTAGATCGGCGCCCGACAGCGCAGGGGACACGGGAGTGGAGAGGTCGTGATGCGTGTGATCAATGCGGCGGTGGCCGGCTTCGGAAGCGCGGTATACATCCTTCTCCTGGCGGGCGCGATCGTGGGCGCGGCCTGGGCAGCGTCCTACCTGCGGGACCGGTCCTCGGACCAGATTCGAACGGCGCGCATGGTGGGGCTGGCGGTCCTGGGGATCGCGCTGCTGTCGGCCGCAATGTTCTCGGGGAGGCGGATTACGATGTTCTTCTTCCTCCTCACCCTCTTCGGGGTCCCCGTCGCGATCGGGATGGCGCCCCGGGGGTACTTCAAGAACCTCATCAAGCCTGACTCCGGCGGCGCGGAAGACCACCTGGGCGACCGCCTCCGCTAGCGTCCTTCCCCGCCAGGCCGCCTCCAGGCTCCCTCTGTGGGCCCCGAGCTCTTTCGGCTGCACGCCCGGATCGAGGGCCGCCACTGGTGGTTCGCGGGCCGCAGGCGCGTCCTGCGCGCTCTGGGCGACGCAGTGCTCCCGGACGGGGGCGGCGTGGTGGTGGACATCGGCTGCGGCACGGGCGCCAACATCGCGGCGTTCGCCGCGGCCAACGACGCGGTGGGGGTGGACCCCTCCGCGGACGGCGTACGCCTGGCGCGCGAGCGATTCCCCACGGCCCGCTTCGTGGAGGGGACCGTGCCGGGGGCCGGCGACGACGAGGTTCGGCGCGCGGACCTGGTGCTGCTGACGGACGTCATCGAGCACGTGCGCGACGACTTCCTGCTCACGTCCTCGGTGCTGGCCCTCATGGCGCCGGGCAGCCACCTGCTCCTGACCGTGCCCGCCCACCCGGACCTGTGGAGCGTCCACGACGTGACCTTCGGCCACTACCGCCGCTACACCGCCGATCGCCTGCGCCTGGTATGGCGCGACCTGCACGTCACCGAGCGCCTGCTCTCGCCCTACAACAGCAGGCTTTTCCCGCTGATCCGGCTCGTGCGGAGGGCGGGCGCCAGGCTGGGGCGCACCACGGGCCGCGAGGGGACCGACCTGCGCATGCCGCCGGCGCCCGCCAACGCGGCGCTCGCTTCGATCTTCGGCGGCGAGGCACGCGCGCTCCTGGCGGCGCTGAGGGAAGGCGGACCCGCCTACCGCGACGGGCTCAGCCTGATCGCGCTCCTGCGCCGCGAGGATGGACCCCTGGAAGCCAGGCGGCGCGGCCCGGACGTGCCCGGCGACGCCCACAACCCGAACCCCACCACCGCATGAGCGCACCCAGCGGACGCACTACCCTGGTCATTCCGTGTTTCAACGAGGCGGACCGGCTACCCGTGGCCGACTACCGGGCGTTTCTGGTGGGCGCCGAAGCGGTGGACTTCCTGTTCGTCGACGACGGCAGCACGGACCGGACCTTCGAGATTCTCCAGCAGATGTCCGACAGCGGGGGCGACCGCGTCCGCGCCGTGCGCCTTCCGCGCAACCGCGGCAAGGCGGAAGCGGTGCGCACTGGTATCCTGGCGGCGCTGGAGGGCGGGCCCCGCTACGTGGGCTTCTGGGACGCGGACCTGGCCACCCCCCTGGAGTCGGCGCTGGAGTTCCGCGAAACGCTGGAGCAGAACGACGCGCTGGACTGGGTGCTGGGGAGTCGCGTGCGGCTGCTCGGCCGACGCATCGACCGCAAGATCCACCGCCACTACGTGGGTCGAGCCATGGCGACCATGTTCTCCGCCTGGCTGCACCTGCCGGTGTACGACACGCAGTGCGGCGCCAAGCTCTTCAGGGCATCCGACGAGCTGCGCGAGATCTTCCGGGCTCCCTTCGTCACCGGCTGGCTGTTCGACGTCGAGCTTCTGGCCCGCCTGATCGGCGTCCGCGGGGACGTCGCCGACGTCCGCCGCAGCGTGATCGAGTATCCGCTGCCGCGCTGGATCGACGTGAAGGGATCCAAGCTGGGCCTTCGCTCGGTGCTGCCGGTGCTGCGAGACCTGTTGCGACTCAGGATCGCCTACCGCGGCTCGATCGGGCGCGGCGTCGGCCGCCGCCTTCCCCCTACTCGGTAAGCCGCGGAGCGCTGTCGGCGCGCGCGTCAGCCTCCTGGCGGCAGCCGGCCAGCCGTTCGTGGGCGGCCGCGCCCCGCTCGCCGCCCTGGCGCAGGACGATCACGGCGGCGGTGCCGTCGCAGTGACGCAGGCCCCAGCCCGGCTCGTCCACCAGGTGCTCGGCCAGAGCCCCTCCCGGCGCGACGAGCGCCAGCCGCATGCCGCGGCCCTCGATGGCCTCGCGCCACCCGGGCCTGGCCATGGCGATGGTGCGGTACTCCTCCAGCAGCTCCCCGTCGTAGAGCAGCCCGTCGATGTAGGCGCGGCGCTCGGGCCAGGCGTAGGCGACGTAACCGCCCCACACCATTTCGTTGAACAGCGGGCCGGCCAGGTCGGCGGCGCGCGCCGCGCGCACGGCCTCCACCGGGAAGCGGTCGGGCGAGAAGCCGTTGGGCAGCAGTTGCGCGCCCGCCAGCCGGCCTTCGTTGACAGCCACCAGGCTCAGGCCGAGGGCGAACACGAAGGACAGCCAACCGGGCCCCTGGAGCGCCTTCTCCTGTAGAAAATCCCCCCCGGGTCGCGCCGGGCGAACCGCCAGAGCCGGCCAGCCGCGCGCCGCGAAGATCACCATGAGCGGGAAGGCCACCAGCAGGAAAAGCGGGATGTTCCGGGCCGAGTACAGCGCGTAGTAGGTGTTGGCCAGCAGAACCAGGATCCAGGCCGTCGGCAGCCGCGCGCGACGCAGGGCCAGCGCGGCGTAGGCAAGCAGGAGCGCGAGCAGGAACGGCGTCGCGAAGCCCCAGTGGAAGTCGGGCGACTGGAATTCGTTGATCCGGTCGATGATGCTCGCGTCGCCCAGCAGGGTGGCGATCTCCAGGTATAGCAGCGGGCCGCGCGGGTTCACCAGGCTGCCCGCGATGGCCCAGCCCAGGAAGCCGGCGTAGCGGCGCACCGTGGCGTCCTGGCGCGCACGACGTAGGGCCGTTCGCCACGTGGGCTCGGCGCCCTCGCGCCGGCCCGTGACGAGCGCGTCGATGGCCGCCGCGAGGAGGTAGAGCCCCACCAGCAGGATCCCGTACGTGAAGCCGCCGTGCAGGTTGGTCCATAGCACGAACAGCGGCGCCAGCCACCACGCCCGCGCGCGTGGATTCTCGAGCAGGATCAGCAGCAGGAGCGCGAAGTACCAAGTGAACAGGTGGGAGCGTCCCAGCCAGTGGAGCACCGAGCCTCCGGCGGCCAGGCCGGTGGCGGCGAGCGCGGCGTAAACCCCCACCCCGCGGGCCACCAGGAAGCGGCACAGCATGGCGAAGCAGAGCCCTATGAGGACGCCCGCGAGGACGAGCACGGCGGCCAGGCCTCCAGCTGAGTGTGTCGCGGCCAGCACCACCTCGCCCAGCCACGCATGACCCAGGAAGCGCGAGCCCTCCATGGCGTACGTGAACGGGTAGGCTTCCGGAATGGTCCCGCCGGCGAGGATCAGCTCGCCCATCCGGATGTGACTGGCCAGGTCGCCGTCGCCCGTGAGCACGGGCAGCGCGGCGGCGCTGACCACGAGCGAAGCCATGCCTATGAAGACCAGGTCGGCGACGGTGGGCAGGGCGCCGGCCAGGCGGCCCCGCTGGAGGGGCTCGTGCGCCATCGACCTAGTGTACCGTTGCAGAAGTCCCGTAGGCATTCGGCTCGCGCTGCATCCCGCGGAGCCTGCGTTGGAACTCCTCCGCCGTCACGCGTCGACCGCGTCCGCGACTTCTTCGCCGCCCTCGACGTGGGCGCCGTCGGAGACGATCGTGACCCGAAGGGCCCGAGACCAGTGGGCGCGCTGATCGAATTCGGCCTCGCCCTCCGTCTCGTTTCGGGTGGCGAAAACGCGGCCGTACACGGCGTCGGCGCCCTCGGTGTCGCCCAACTCCATGAGGTGCTCGGCGATCATCTCGCGGATTTCCTCCTGGCCCGTCGCCTCGGCCATGATGCGCAGTCGCTCCGCGGCGTATTTATCGTTGTCCTTCGCCTTGGCCGCCTTGACGTAGAGTCCGATCTCGCGGCGGGCGTCCTGGGCGACGCCGTCGAAGGAGGAGTGCTCCAGGTCCTCCGCCAGGGACAGGAACGCCAGCGTCCCGCGGGCGCGAACCACGTCCGGGTACAGCTCCACGAGGCGCCGACATATGGACGCGGCGCTGTCGTAGTAGCCGTTCCCGAGATAGGCGTCCACCGCACGGCCGAGAAACTCCTTGGCGCGCGCCTCCTGGCCCGCCTCCGCGGCGCGCTCGCCCGCCTGCTTGAGTTTCATGGCCTTGAACACCAACGAATCGGTGGTCTCTGCCGTCTCCTCGAGCTGGGCGAGATCTTCCTCCAGGCGCTCCCGTGATCCGGCGCGCCGAAACCGTGACATCAGGCCTCGAAGCATGTTCCTCGACGTAAGGAGATTGTCTGCGGGGAGGAAGGCCGCGCACCATTACCGCCGGCGCGTGCCCGGGATGAGACGAGTGCCCCCCGGCACCCGTCACACGGGAAGGAAATGTCTCCCCGGTGCTGCGCACGCGCAACGTTCATGTTTTTCGCCACCCCTCCCCTTTGGCCCGGGGCCTACGTTCCGGGCTCGAGCCGCACCGATCCAGCCGACGCCGAGTCCCCACCGTCGTCGGCTCCGCTGCGCAGAGCTTCTACCATCGCGGCCACGGTCTCGGCCGGCACCACGCCCGGCAGCAACTGGGACGCCTCTCCGAACCGCACGATCGTGGTGGGCGTGGAGCGCGCCCCCTCCGCCAGCGCGCGGCGCAGGTTACGGTTGAGGATCTGCCCCACCGTCACGCGCTGGCTGTCCAGGCACGCGTCCAGCGCCGCCGGGTCGGCCACCAGCGGCGCGACCATGGCGCGCAGCAGGGTGTCGGCCCCGAGCGAGCCGGACCACTCCTCCTGGCGCGAATAGAGCGCGTGCCGCGCCTCGGCGTATGCGCCCTGATCGCCCGCACAGCGTGCCGCGACCGTGGCGTCCAGCGCCTGCGGGTGAGCCGGGCCGGCCAGCTCGTAGTACTCGTAGCGGATTCCGCCCCCCCCGATCAGCGCGTCGATGGCTTCGTGGTTCTCCTCGTGGTGGCGCGCGCAGAAGGGGCACTGGAAGTCCGCATACTCCTCGATGACGACCGGCCCAGCCAGGTCACCGGCGATCATGCCGGGGCTCGCGTCGGGAGTCGACGCGGGCAGCGGAATGGACGACTCGACGGGGACGCTCGTCTCTTCGCCCTGGCCAGCGTCGCACGCCGTCACCAGAGCCAGCGCCGCCAACGCGGCTGGCACGGCCGCCCCGCGGCCCCGGGCGGACCATCCCGCGTGGCGGCGCTCGAACTTCTCGTTTTGTGCGGTCACGCTCAGCTCGGTTTCGGGGCGACGGAAGCACGGGTCCTCCCTGAGTGCCGCAGCATACTCCGCGCCAGCCGGCGTGAAAAGAGCCGGGGGGCGCCGGCAGTGCCGACGCCCCCCGGGTTGAGAGGTCAAACGCTACGCCAGGGAATCAGTTCGCTGACTCGTCATCCTCGGTGCAGTGTCCGGGTCCGATCAGACCCTCGTTGTAATCCGTCAGCAACGACATCGCCGCGACGATCTCCGCGCGGCTGTCGATCACGCCAGGCGTGCCCGGATCCTGCTTGGGCAACGCCTTGGCCTGCGCCGGCGTGTACGTCGAGAAGAAGACATAGCCGGCCGCCAGGGCATCATCGACCTCCGGCGTCGTCGCCGCGTTGAAGTCGTTCAGCGTGGCGGCTATCCACTGGCGGGCCAGCTGCCAGTACATGTTGCCCTTCGGCGCCGTCCACATGGCCCCGAACCAGCTCGTGCCGCTGAGGAAGAAGTCCTCTGCATGCCCTTCGGACGCCATGTCACCGTCGACGTCGCCGATCTCGAACCAGGTGGAGTCGGCCTTGTTGGACGCTCCGCCCCAGAACCAGTCGTTGTGCGTCTTCCAGTAGCCCTGCGTGAGGGTGCAGCCCTCCTCGCACACCACGTTGACCCAGAACAGCTCGGTGTCCGTGTGCTGGGTGCTGTTGTCGATCTCGGTGGCGGTCACGGTGTTGGTGAACTCGTTCACGCCGCACCGCGTGTCATCGAGCTGGATGACCACCTCGTGCGGTGACGCCGGGAACGTATGCGGCAGCGCCACCACGTCGGACGCATCCGGCTCGTCGCCCTGCTCCACGCAGAAGCGGCCGAGGTCGGTCGTGTCAGCGGTCATGGCGTTGACGTCCTGGAAGATGTCCTCGACGTCCACGCACTCGTCGATGATCATCGAGGGATCGCCGAAGTCGACGGTCTCCGCCGACGACATGAACGTCGTCGTGCCCGAAGGCGTCGGCACGCCGTCCTTGTCGAACGAGTTGTTCTCCAACTCGGCCGTGGCCTTGTTGGTGCCGTCGAAGTCGCCGCTCAGGGAGTCGGAATACGCACAGGAGATCGAATCGCCCGCGGCGATCGTCTCGTCCAGTCCGTCACCGTCACCGCAATCGACCGTTAGACCCATCATGTCGGACAGCTCATCCGACACATCCACAGTCGCCGGCAGATCCGGGTTCGGGTTGACCACCTTGATGTCACCGCTGACGAAGAAGCCGAAGTCCTCCACGCCAGTGGTGTCGACAGTGAACTCGAACTTCGGGGTCAGGATCTGACCCGGCACGACCGTGGCCGTGTCGTTGACGAAGTTGACCAGCATGTCGGTCAGGAGCTCCTTGTCGACGTCCCA is a genomic window containing:
- a CDS encoding sigma-54 dependent transcriptional regulator yields the protein MSDGRLLVVDDDDAHRKTLTGYLSRQGYRVAAADSAEQALMMLADADPEVILSDIRMPGLSGLDLLRKLIDSEHAADIILITAFEDMQTAVEAMKIGAYDYLVKPLDLDRIDAALERCFWERRNRRQAASVQEAVPALDLRNLMVGSDPKMIEIYKLIGKLAAVRTPVLIRGETGTGKERIARAIHAHSPAPDEPFMAVNCTALPDTLLESELFGHVRGAFTGAVGDRKGRFELAGRGTILLDEVGDVSPAFQAKLLRVLQEKEFQPVGAEQPRRTEARVIAATHRPMEDLVAEGDFREDLYFRLRVMEISVPPLRERRGDIPELARHLLRQVATEMGKGELVIPENVMERLVTYDWPGNVRELENALTRAAVHAQGAIARENLFLGATDRAPTAAPDLDDPTQASLESMERYHIQRVLAKTRGHKANAARMLGISRPRLNRLIEKYDISVPS
- a CDS encoding ATP-binding protein, producing MSLRGKVLLLFATFAVVPLLAIGFFDYFDSVAALSRLIEGENRNLAARLAAELDRGAGRRADEVAVWAQDPAVVGGSAGSAEAALLSLVSANAWVEGAQLRDETGALLLDLPVPQPAALDACVGGHRLLIPLRRGIQGGGELLVYARFEDVFPAEARRMRLGSEGYSVIADRASGELLSHASCEGLQAAAGSRLAGAVREGARGDVRFADRGEGWFGSFAPLVAGDWVVASVLRPTEFTAPYADARLVYLLMVVLITLGTALAFSLLLRRVMGSLTELTRATDQVAGGDLQPWLPIPQNDEVGRLTLAFGDMSARLRELMQEISVARPLAMMAEFAPNLAHEIRNPLSSIRLNLQELDRDVRKGRLPDEIGEPVTICLQEISRLETVVQSVLSMARSDAPAEEPTDVELHRLVLDSTRVLSPELRERGVMLETELSTLGEGILLGRHADLQGALMNLLYNAMEATPQGGTLKVRTSWNSARSPDVLRIHVADQGPGIPPETRERIFQPFYTTKDGGTGLGLSQALRSVREHGGRLYLARRSEMLGGTEFVMELPARPAGAGSARRPPSSPDDAGAPADQVRGNP
- a CDS encoding EAL domain-containing protein; translation: MTRIGHDLAFRALFQRMPEPTWVVSGDGRVVAANEAACALLGRAEQDLVGRPAAALFASASDFERLERELAGEGLVPGREMRLRAGSNGYVQCLVSAATASAQDTAEGYVLTARDVSTQTHRIRKLQHNALHDGLTGLPNRSLFRDRLERAIQRAQRSDEDQFAVLFLDLDRFKVVNDSLGHMVGDEFLVLVAAALKSCLREVDTVARMGGDEFAILLDTVDGVDDAKRVAERIGEVLETPLNLRGHEVFASTSIGVALGQRHYKNPEEVLRDADIAMYRAKSFGPGRYEIFDETMRAEVEELLQTQTDLSRALKEEQLLVHYQPIVTLSTNRLAGFEALLRWQHPSRGLLYPKSFLSLAEETGLIGPIGWWLFEEACRQLGAWRRDYPRDPQLTLSINVAGSQLREPGAAERIRDILASSGLGSGKGITLDVTERAIMGESESLSSTLQTLKTMGLRLSIDDFGTGYSSLGYLHRYPFDTVKIDRSFIRELGRDESDSGLVWSIAALAHNLGMDVIGEGVETPGQLEELRVLRCEYGQGNLFSGPLEGEKASRFLADAAGRSGSEAPTGDPDPEAGGAATAASQGSADPAKRGRWAARFGARGGGRGK
- a CDS encoding methyltransferase domain-containing protein gives rise to the protein MGPELFRLHARIEGRHWWFAGRRRVLRALGDAVLPDGGGVVVDIGCGTGANIAAFAAANDAVGVDPSADGVRLARERFPTARFVEGTVPGAGDDEVRRADLVLLTDVIEHVRDDFLLTSSVLALMAPGSHLLLTVPAHPDLWSVHDVTFGHYRRYTADRLRLVWRDLHVTERLLSPYNSRLFPLIRLVRRAGARLGRTTGREGTDLRMPPAPANAALASIFGGEARALLAALREGGPAYRDGLSLIALLRREDGPLEARRRGPDVPGDAHNPNPTTA
- a CDS encoding glycosyltransferase; the protein is MSAPSGRTTLVIPCFNEADRLPVADYRAFLVGAEAVDFLFVDDGSTDRTFEILQQMSDSGGDRVRAVRLPRNRGKAEAVRTGILAALEGGPRYVGFWDADLATPLESALEFRETLEQNDALDWVLGSRVRLLGRRIDRKIHRHYVGRAMATMFSAWLHLPVYDTQCGAKLFRASDELREIFRAPFVTGWLFDVELLARLIGVRGDVADVRRSVIEYPLPRWIDVKGSKLGLRSVLPVLRDLLRLRIAYRGSIGRGVGRRLPPTR
- a CDS encoding thioredoxin domain-containing protein → MTAQNEKFERRHAGWSARGRGAAVPAALAALALVTACDAGQGEETSVPVESSIPLPASTPDASPGMIAGDLAGPVVIEEYADFQCPFCARHHEENHEAIDALIGGGGIRYEYYELAGPAHPQALDATVAARCAGDQGAYAEARHALYSRQEEWSGSLGADTLLRAMVAPLVADPAALDACLDSQRVTVGQILNRNLRRALAEGARSTPTTIVRFGEASQLLPGVVPAETVAAMVEALRSGADDGGDSASAGSVRLEPGT